Proteins from one Fusobacterium perfoetens genomic window:
- the rplS gene encoding 50S ribosomal protein L19: MKERLIALIEKDYLRTDIPQFKAGDTIAVYYKVKEGNKERVQLFQGTVIRVAGSGIAKAFTVRKVVDGIGVERIIPMNSPMVDKIEVLKVGKVRRSKLYYLRGLSGKQARIKELRK, encoded by the coding sequence ATGAAAGAAAGATTAATCGCGTTAATTGAAAAAGACTACCTAAGAACTGATATCCCTCAATTCAAAGCTGGGGACACAATCGCAGTTTACTACAAGGTAAAAGAAGGAAACAAAGAAAGAGTTCAACTTTTCCAAGGAACAGTAATCAGAGTAGCTGGTTCTGGAATCGCAAAAGCATTCACAGTTAGAAAAGTTGTAGACGGAATAGGAGTAGAAAGAATAATCCCTATGAACTCTCCAATGGTTGACAAAATTGAAGTGCTTAAAGTAGGAAAAGTAAGAAGAAGCAAACTTTACTACTTAAGAGGATTATCTGGTA